In Achromobacter pestifer, the DNA window GTTCCGCCGCACCTGCCGCGACCGCAACCGTCCCCTGCTGGCCACGGCCGATCCGCGCGGCACGCTGCGCGACCTCATGACCCTGCGGGAACCCCTCTATAAGGAAGTGGCCGACCTGGTGGTGGAGACGGGCGCCATGCCCATACACACCCTGGTCAAGGCGCTGCTGCCGCAACTGCAAGCCTTCGAGAAGCGCATATGAACGTAGTACACGTGGACACCCCGGGCGGAAGCTACCCGATCCATATCGGTCCCGGCCGCCTGGACGCCCTGGACCAGAGCATCCCCGCCGACGCCACCGCGATCGCCGTGGTGACCAATCCGACCGTCGCCGCCCTGTACGGCGAGCGCGCCGAGGCGGCGCTGGCCCGGACCGGCAAGCGGGTGCTGCGCATCGAACTGCCCGACGGCGAGGCCTACAAGGACTGGCAGTCGCTGAACCTGATCTTCGACGCGCTGCTGGGCAACCGCCTGGACCGCCGCTGCGTGCTGGTGGCGCTGGGCGGCGGCGTCATCGGCGACATGACCGGCTTCGCGGCCGCCGTCTACATGCGCGGCGTGCGCTTCCTGCAGGTCCCCACGACTCTGCTGTCGCAGGTCGATTCGTCGGTGGGCGGCAAGACCGCCGTCAACCATCCGTTGGGCAAGAACATGATCGGCGCGTTCTACCAGCCGGTCGCCGTCGAAATAGATACCGACGTGCTGAACACGCTGCCGGCGCGCGAGGTCTCCGCGGGCCTGGCCGAAGTGATCAAGTATGGCCTGATCCTGGACCCGGCCTTCTGGTCCTGGTGCGAGGAAAACGCGCAGAAGCTGCGCGCGCTGGATCCGGACACCGTTACCTACGCCATTCGCCGCTCCTGCGAGCTGAAGGCGCAGGTAGTGGGCAAGGACGAACGCGAGTCCGGCCTGCGCGCCATCCTGAACCTGGGCCACACCTTCGGCCACGCCATCGAGTCCGGCCTGGGCTACGGCGCCTGGCTGCATGGCGAAGCGGTGGGTTGCGGCATGGTGCAGGCGGCCGAGCTGTCGGCCGACGTCGCGGGCTTTGAGCGCGCCGACGTGGAACGCGTGCGGGCGCTGGTCACGGCCATCGGCTGTCCCGTGGTGGCCCCCGACCTGGGCGCCGACCGCTGGCTGGACCTGATGCAGGTCGACAAGAAGACCGAAGGCGGCTCGATCCGCTACGTGCTCATGCCCCGCATCGGCGAGGCCGTGATGCGCGCGGCTCCCGACGACGCCGTGCGCGCCGTCCTGGCCCGCACCACCCAATAGACACGCAGGAGACGGTGTTGCAGATGAAAGAACTGGCTTCCTATGCATCCCACCCGTCTCAATCGCGCGGGCGGACCTACGCCGAGCCGCCGCCGGAAAATCGGACGGAGTTCCAACGCGACCGTGATCGCATCGTCCATTCCGGCGCCTTCCGGCGCCTGGAATACAAGACCCAGGTCTTCGTCAACCATGAAGGCGACCTGTTCCGTACCCGCCTGACCCACAGCCTGGAAGTGGCGCAGATCGCGCGCACGCTGGCGCGCAGCCTGGGCCTGTCCGAAGACCTGACCGAAGCCATCTCGCTGGCGCATGACTTGGGCCACACGCCGTTCGGCCATGCCGGCCAGGATGAACTCAACGCCTGCATGCGCGAATTGGCGCCCGAGGCCGGCGGCTTCGAGCACAACCTGCAAAGCCTGCGGGTGGTGGACGAACTGGAAGAACGCTACGCGGACTTCAACGGCCTGAACCTGTGTTTCGAAACGCGGGAAGGCATCCTGAAGCACTGCTCGGCCGCGCATGCCCGCCAGCTGGGAGACGTGGGCCAGCGCTTTCTGGACCGCACCCAACCCTCGCTGGAAGCGCAGTTGGCCAACCTGGCGGATGAAGTCGCCTACAACAACCACGACATCGACGACGGCCTGCGGTCGGGCCTGATCACGCTGGAACAGCTGAAGGAAGTGTCGATCTTCGAGCGCCACCACGCCCATGTGCTGGAAAGCTATCCCGGGCTGGCGGCGCGCCGCGCCGTGGCGGAAACCATACGCCGCATGATCAACACGCTGATCGTCGACCTGACGCGGACCTCGCTGGCGCGCATCCGCGAGTTCGCGCCCGCCACCGTTGATGACGTGCGCCGTGCGCCGCTGCTGGCGACGTTCTCGCCCGAGATCCGGCGCGAGGCCGACGAGCTGAAGAAATTCCTCTTCGACAACCTGTATCGCCACTACCGCGTGCTGCGCATGACGACCAAGGCGCGGCGCATCGTGCGCGAGCTGTTCGCCGCATTCCTGGACGATCCGCGCCTCTTGCCGCCCGACTACCGCCGGCCGGCGTTCAACGAGCAGGCCCGCGCCATCGCCGACTACATCGCCGGCATGACCGACCGCTACGCCATCCGCGAACACAAGCGCCTGTTCGAGATGGCTTGAGGCCCGCGCCCGCAAAGGTGCGGGCGCAGGCCGCGGGCGCTTCAGCCGGCCAGATAGCGCTGCGTCAGCAGCACCCAGTAGGCCGCGCCCACGGGCAGGCTGTGGTCGTTGAAGTCGTAGCCAGGGTTGTGCACCATGCAGGCGCCGTGACCGCTGTTGAAGCCCTCCGCCGAGCCATCGCCGTTGCCCACCAGCAGATAGGAGCCGGGCACCTCTTCCAGCATGAAGGCGAAGTCCTCGCTGCCCGTCAGCGCCCGGGTCTGCGGTTCCACCTGGTCGGCGCCCACCAGTTCCACCGCGACCTGGCGCGCGAAATCGGTTTCTTCGCGGGTGTTCACCAGCACGGGATAGCCGCGGCCGTAGTCGATGGTTGCCCGCACCTGGTAGCTGGCGGCCTGGCTGTGCACCAGTTCGGTGATGCGCGCCTGCAGCGTGTCGCGCACGCCGCGATCCAGCGCGCGTACGCTCAGCTTGAGCGTGGCGGTCTGCGGAATCACGTTGTTGGCGCGGCCGGCGTTGAACGCGCCGACCGTGATCACCGCCATGTGCAGGGGATCGATGTTGCGGGCGACGATGCTTTGCAGGCCCATGACGATCGCGGCGCCAGCCACCACCGGATCGGCGGCGCAATGCGGCATCGCGCCGTGCCCGCCCACGCCTTCCAGCACGATGGTGACGTTGTCCGAAGAGGCCATCGCGGGACCATCGCGCAGCAGCAGGCGGCCTTGCGGATGGCCCGGCATGTTGTGCATGGCGAAGATGGCGTCGCAGGGATACTTGCGGAACAGCCCGTCCTCCATCATGCGCTTGGCGCCGCCCAGGCCTTCCTCGGCGGGCTGGAAGATCAGGTTGAGCGTGCCGTCGAAGTCGCCATGCCTGGCCAGGTGGTGCGCGGCCGCCAGCAGCATGGCGGTGTGGCCGTCGTGGCCACAGGCATGCATCACGCCTTCGTTGCAGCTGGCGTGCTCCAGGCCGGTCGCTTCCTGGATGGGCAGGGCGTCCATGTCGGCGCGCAGGCCCAGGCGCTTGCCGCCGCTGCCGCGGCGCAGCTGCCCGACCACGCCGGTGCCGCCCAGTCCGCGTTCCACTTCATAGCCCCATTGCGTCAGGCACTGCGCCACCAGGTCGCTGGTGCGGAACTCCTGGAAGCCGAGTTCGGGGTGGCGGTGGATGTCGCGGCGGATCGAGACGAACTCGCCGGCCTGGGCGGTCATGGCCTGCAGGATGGGATGCATGTCGGATAGGTCCTGGAATCGGGTCATTGGCTGCCGGCCAGTTTCATGTGGCTGGAGATTTCGCGGAAGCGCTCGGTCTCGGCGCGGTACATGGCGTCGGCCTGTTCCGCGCTCATGGGGGCGGAGACTTCGATGTTCTGGTGCGCGAGGCTGTCCTTCACCGTGGGATCCTGCATCGCGGCGTTGAGCGCGGCATTGAGCCGCGACACCACGTCTTGCGGCGTGTCGCGCTTGACGAAGTAGCCGGTCCAGGTGGTGAAGTTGAAGCCCTTGAGCAGCTGGCCTTCGTTGACCGACGGCACGCTCTTGAGCGAGGGCAGTTGGCTGCGCTGCGGCTCCAGGGTGGCCAGCAGCTTGATGCGGCCTTGCTCGGCCAGCGCCACCTGCTGCTGCGACAGCGGCAGGATGGCCAGGTCCACCTGGCCGCCGCCGATGTCCTGCATCAGCGGCGCGCCGCCCTTGTAGGGCACGTGCATCATGTTGGCGCCGATGGTGCGGGCCATGTGTTCGCCCAGCACGTGGTAGAGCGAACCCACGCCCACGCTGCCGAATGTCAGCGGCTGGGTGGCCGAGCGCGAGTGCGCCAGCGCGACCAGCTCGTCCGCATTGTTGGCGGGCAGGTCGGCGCGCGCCACGATCACCAGGGGCGCCATGCCTATCATCTGCACCAGGCGGAAATCCTCGCTCTTGAGCTTGACCGCCGGGTTGGCAATGGGGGACAGGATTAGCTCATTGGGCGAGCCCTGGAACAGGTAGTAGCCATCGGCCTTGGCCCCCAGCACCTTCTGCGCGCCCAGCGCGCCGCTGACGCCGCCCAGGTTTTCCACCAGCACGGGCTGGCCCAGTTGCTTGGACACGGGCGAGGCCACGACCCGGGCGATGGAATCGGACGCGCCGCCGGCCGGGTAGGGAACCATCATCATGACGGGCCGGTCGGGATAGTCTGCGGCCCGGGCGCCCTGGCCCAGCAGTGCCGCGCCCAGCGCCAGCGCACAGCCGGCCAGGCGCAGACCATTGGAAAGCATGCTCACGAAATTCCCCTTGGAATGATCTAGTCGTGATCCGCATGCTAGGGACAGGCCTCGCTAGTTGTCTAACGAATTGTTATTCTGGAAGCTAGAAAAAAAACTCATACTTGTACGGGGGCTCGGGCATGAACCTCAAGCAGCTCGAACATCTGCTGGCGGTGGCTGAGGCCGGTTCCTTCAGCCGTGCGGCCGAACATCTGCATCTGACCCAGTCGGCGCTCAGCCGCAGCATCCGCCTGCTGGAAGATGACCTGGGGGCGCGGCTGCTGGACCGCATGGGCAAGCGCACGGAGCTGACCCCGCTGGGCCTGACCGTCGCCAGCCGCGCGCGGCGCATCCTGTTCGAATCCGGCGAGCTGCGCCGCAGCGCGGAACTGCTGACCCAGGGAGACCAGGGCAGCATCAGCATCGGGCTGGGATCGGGGCCGGGCGTCATGCTCATGACGCCGCTGCTGGCGCACGTGGCGCAGCACTATCCGCAATTGCGGCTGGACGTGATGCGCGGCTCGCCAGAAGCCCATCTGGCGCTGCTGCGCCAGCGGCGCCTGGATGCGCTGGTGGTCGATACCCGGGGCATCGTGCCGGCGGCCGACCTGCGCATCGAGCCCATCTCGGAGATGCGCGCCGGGTTCATCTGCCGCCGCGGCCATCCGCTGGCACAGGCGGGGCGGCCGGCGCGCTTCGCGGAGGTTGCGGCCTATCCCCTGGCATCCACGTTTCTCGCGGCCGATACCGTGCGCATCGTGGTCGACCATTTCGGCGTCGAGGCCGACCCGCAGACCTCGATGCGCCTGCGCTGCGATGAAATCGGCAGCGTGCTGGAAGCGGTACGCGTGTCGGACGCGGTGTTCCTGGGCATCGTGGGCGCGGCGCGGGTCGGCATCGCCGCAGGCGAGCTGACAGAGCTGCCTACCGACCCGCCGCTGCGCAGCCACGCGCTGTTCGCGATGGTGACCCTGACGGGCCGCACCGAGGCGCCCGCCATGGCGCTGGTGCGCGAATTCGTGGCCCAGCGCCTGCGCGATTGAACGCGCGTTAGCGGTGCTTGCGGTAGGGCTCGTCCTCGGGCACGAAAGTGGCTTCGGCCAGCGCGTCGCGGGTCCATTCCTGCATGGCGGGCAGCGCCAGTACCGCGTCCATGTAGCTGCGCACCGGACCCGCCGCCGCGATGCCATAGGTGTTGAAGCGCGAGACCACCGGTGCGAAGAAGGCGTCGGCGATCGAGAAGTCGCCGAACAGGAACGGTCCGCCCTGGCCGAATTCCGCGCGTGTGTCATGCCAGATGGCCTGCAGGCGCGAGATGTCCTGTAGCGCCGCCTCGGGGAACGCGATGCCGGGTAGCCGCGCCTCGACGTTCATGGGCAGCGCCTGGCGCAGCGCGCCAAAGCCGCTGTGCATCTGCGCGGTGAGCGAGCGCGCGCGGGCGCGTGCCTTGGGAGCCTGCGGCCACAGGCGGGCTTCGGGATGGCGCTCGGCCAGGTATTCGCAGATCGCCAGCGTGTCCCAAACCGCGAATTCGCCATCCAGCAGCACCGGCACCAGGCCCGCCGGTGATACCGCGTTCACGCGGCGCGAGAATTCCTCGGTGAAGAAGCCGAGCTTTTGCTCGGTAAACGGGATGCCCGCGGCGCGCAAGGCGATCCAGGGGCGCAGGGACCAGGACGAGTAGTTCTTGTTGCCGATGATCAAGGTGTACATGCGACGATCCTCTCTAACCGTTGATGTGATGGTTCACGCGCCCGCGCCGCGGCGCAGCAGTTTGCCCAGATACTGTCCCGTGTGGCTGGCGGGCGTGTCGGCCACGTCTTCCGGCGTGCCCTGCGCCACCACGTGGCCGCCGCCGTCGCCGCCTTCCGGGCCCATGTCGACCACCCAGTCCGCGGTCTTGATGACGTCCAGGTTGTGCTCGATGATCAGCACCGTGTTGCCGCTGTCGACCAGCTGGTTCAGCACTTGCAGCAGCAGCTCGATATCGCGGAAGTGCAGGCCGGTGGTGGGTTCGTCCAGGATGTAGAGCGTGCGGCCGGTGCTGCGCCGCGACAGTTCCTGCGACAGCTTCACGCGCTGCGCTTCGCCGCCCGACAGGGTGGTCGCGCTCTGGCCCAGCCGGATATAGGACAGGCCCACATCGATCAGCGTGTGCAGCTTGCGGGCGATGGCCGGCACGGACTCGAAGTACTCCAGCGCCTGCTCGACCGTCAGATCCAGCACTTCGCTGATGTTGCGGCCGCGATAGCGGATTTCCAGCGTTTCGCGGTTGTAGCGCTTGCCGTGGCAAACGTCGCAAGGCACGTACATGTCAGGCAGGAAGTGCATCTCGACCTTGACCACGCCGTCGCCCTGGCAGGCTTCGCAGCGCCCGCCCTTGACGTTGAAGCTGAAGCGACCCGGGTCGTAGCCGCGGGTGCGCGCCTCCGGCACGCCCGCGAAGAGTTCGCGGATGGGCGTGAACAGGCCGGTGTAGGTGGCCGGATTGCTGCGCGGCGTGCGGCCGATGGGGCTCTGGTCCACGCTGATGATCTTGTCGAAGTTCTCCAGTCCCAGCATCGACACGTAGGGGGCGGGTTCGCTTTGCGCGTGATGCAGTTGCCGCGATACGGCGACCGCTAGCGTGTCGTTGACGAGCGTGGACTTGCCCGATCCGGACACCCCGGTCACGCACACCAGGCGGCCCGACGGGATGCGCAGTTCCACATCTTTGAGGTTATTGCCGCTGGCGCCCGACAGGGTCAGCCAGGATAGTTCGTCGTTGACGGGCCGGCGCGCCGGAATCGCGATGGCGCGCGCGCCGCTGAGATACTGGCCGGTCAGCGAATTCGGGTCGCGCTGCACGGTCTCCGGGTCGCCCTGCGCCACCACCTGGCCGCCGTGCTCGCCCGCGCCTGGCCCCATGTCCACGACCCAGTCGGCCATGCGGATCATGTCTTCGTCGTGTTCCACGACGATGACGCTGTTGCCGAGGTCGCGCAGGTGTTGCAGGGTGCCGATCAGGCGGTCGTTATCGCGCTGGTGCAGGCCGATGGAGGGCTCGTCCAGCACGTACATGACGCCGGTCAGGCCCGAGCCGATCTGGCTGGCCAGACGGATGCGCTGCGCTTCGCCGCCCGAGATGGTGTCGGCGCTGCGGTCCAGCGACAGGTAGTTCAGGCCGACGTTGTTCAGGAAGCTCAGGCGCGCCTCGATCTCGCGCACGATGCGTTGCGCGATTTCCTGCTTGGCGCCCGTCAGGCTCAGGTCGCGGAACCAGGTCAGGCAGGTCGACAGCGGCATGGCCTCGACCTCGTAGATGGCCTGGCCGTGGCGTTCGCCGCCGCGCGGATCCTGGCCGATCAGCACGTTGCGGGCCTCGGGCCGCAGGCGCGAGCCGCCGCAGTCCGGGCAGGTCTTGATGTTGCGGTACTTGCCGAGTTCTTCGCGCACCGTAGCCGAATCGGTCTCGCGCCAGCGGCGTTCCAGGTTCGGGATCACGCCCTCGAAGGTATGGCGCTTGACCGTGCTGCGGCCTTTCTCGTTCAGGTAGAGGAACGAGATCTCTTCGTCGCCGGAGCCGTACAGCACCTTGTCGCGCAGCGCCTCGGGCAGTTCCTCGAAGGGCGCCTCGATGTCGAATTCGTAGTGCGCCGCCAGGCTGGTCAGGAGCGAATGGGTGAAGGCGTTGCGGCGGTCCCAGCCGCGGATGGCGCCGGCCGCCAGGCTCAGTTCCGGGAAGGCGACTACCCGCTTGGGGTCGAAGAAGCCGACCTGGCCGATGCCGTCGCAGCTGGGGCAGGCGCCCATGGGGTTGTTGAAGCTGAACAGGCGCGGTTCCAGCTCGGGCAGGCTGTGGCTGCATACCGGGCAGGCGTAGCGGCTGGAGAAGACCTGTTCGCGGCCGCTGTCCATGTCCAGCGCCAGGGCGCGGCCTTCGGCCAGCTGTAGCGCGGTCTCGAAGCTTTCCGCCAGGCGCTGCTTGCTCTCGGGCTTGATGCGCAGCCGGTCGATGACGACGTCGATATCGTGCTTCTCGGTCTTCTTCAGCGGCGCCATGCCGTCAATTTCGGTCATCTGACCGTCCACGCGCAGGCGCACGTAGCCCTGCGCCTGCAGGCTGGCGCACTCGTCCTCGTAGCTGCCCTTTTTGCCGCGCGCGATCGGCGCCAGCACGGCCAGGCGGGTCTCGGGCGTCCAGGACAGGACCGCGTCCACCATCTGGCTGACGCTTTGCGCCTGCAACGGCAGACCGTGGTCGGGGCAGTAGGGCGTGCCGACTCGCGCGTAGAGGAGGCGCAGGTAGTCGTGGATCTCGGTGATGGTGCCGACGGTGGAGCGGGGATTGTGGCCCGCCGCCTTCTGCTCGATGGAAATCGCCGGGGACAGGCCCTCGATCAGGTCCACGTCCGGCTTGTCCATCAGCTGGAGGAACTGCCGGGCGTAGGCGGACAGGCTTTCCACGTAGCGGCGTTGGCCCTCCGCGTACAGCGTGTCGAATGCCAGCGAGGATTTGCCCGAGCCGGACAAGCCCGTGACGACCACCAGCTTGTGGCGTGGCAGGTCGAGCGAGACGTTCTTGAGATTATGGGTGCGCGCACCCCGAATGCGTATTGTCACGTCCATCGGGCTCTTTTAAGCGGTTTCAAAGGCCAACTTGGTACTATAGCGCGCCGAATCCCCTAGCGTTCGGGGCAGTACTTCAGCCTGGATAGCCCCGGGGGCGGCGCCGCACCGCCAGATCAGACCGTGAGCGTGTGACATCCACGCGCGCGAACGAGCCCTAGTCATCGTTGAATTTTTCGCATGCAGGCAGATAAAAAACTGAAATTGACCCCGTCCGAGCGCCGCGCCAGCGTGGCGCTGGCCGGCCTGTTCGCCGCGCGGATGCTGGGGCTGTTCCTGTTGCTGCCCGTTTTCGCCGTGGCCGCGGCCGGCATGCCGGGCGGGGACGATCCCGCCCGCGTCGGCCTGGCGCTGGGCATGTACGGCCTGACCCAGGCCTTCATGCAGATTCCTTTCGGCCTGGCGTCCGACCGCTGGGGCCGCCGCCCCGTGGTGCTGTTCGGCCTGCTGCTGTTCGTGGCGGGCAGCATCGTCTGTGCGCAGGCGTCCGACGTGTACTGGATCACCATTGGCCGCGCCATCCAGGGCGCCGGCGCGATTTCCGCCGCGGTCACGGCCTGGCTGGCGGACTCCACCCGCGACGAGGTCCGCACCCGCGCCATGGCCATGGTGGGCGGGTCGATCGGCCTGTCCTTTGCCGTTTCGCTGGTCCTGTCGCCCGTGCTGGTGGGCTGGTGGGGCCTGTCCGGCCTGTTCTGGACCATCGCCTGCCTGGGCGTGATCTGCCTGGCCGTGGCCGGCTGGGTCGTGCCCGTGGTGCCGCTGACCCAGGCCCGCACCATGCAGGCAGCCAGGCCGCGCGAAGTCCTGACCCACAGCGACCTGCTGCGTCTGAACTTCGGCGTTTTCGTGCTGCACCTGATCCAGGTGGCGCTGTTCGTGGTGGTGCCGGCCCTGCTGGCGAAGGTGGGCGGCCTGGACGCGCGCGAACTCTGGAAGGTCTATTTGCCGGTCATCCTGGTTTCCTTCGTGCTGATGGTGCCGGTGGTGTTCGTCGCGGAAAAGCGCCGCGCCCATCGCGGCGCCCTGCGCGCGGCCGTGGCCGGGCTGGTGCTGGTGTGCGCCTTGCTGCCCGCGGCCAGCCATGGCTTCTACACCCTGGCCGCCGCCCTGACGGGCTTCTTCGTGGCCTTCAACGTGTTGGAAGCCTTGCAGCCGTCGCTGGTGTCGCGGGTCGCGCCACAGGCCTACAAAGGCCTGGCGCTGGGCTTCTACAACACCGCCCAGGCCGCCGGCCTGTTCGCGGGCGGGGCGCTGGGCGGCTGGCTGGCCGCCCGCTCGGGGTCCAGCGCCGTTTTCATCGCCGCCGCCGTCCTGTCGGCGATCTGGCTGGCGGTGACCTGGGCGCTGCGGCCGCTGCCCGAGCCGGACCGCCAGGCGTCGGCGCGGGCCAGCTGAAAAGTCGGGATCCCACCTCGAAAAGCGCCCAACAGACGCGAAAATCCCATAGCCGGGGTGGATGGCTTTGTCACATTCCGGTTTGGCGCGACAGGCGCTTTTCGTCGATAATACGTACCAAATTAGGGCTTCACTCAGGCTTCAACCTGGCGTCGCCGGTCATCGTTGCGGTGACCGGCGTGTTTCATGAAGCCGGTCTTCAACATCGCTTTTATGTTGTTGCCGGCGCGTCCGCGGCAACGCACACGCAGGCTGTCAACAACAGAGGGACAACGGCATGGCATCGGTTAACAAAGTCATACTCGTGGGCAATCTGGGGCGCGACCCGGAAGTCCGCTACAGCCCCGAAGGGGCGGCAATCTGCAATATGTCCATTGCCACCACCTCCACCTGGAAAGACAAGGCTTCGGGCGAACGCCGCGAAGAAACGGAATGGCACCGCGTCGTCATGTACAACCGCCTGGCTGAAATCGCCGGCGAATACCTGAAGAAGGGCCGCTCGGTCTACATCGAAGGCCGCCTGAAGACGCGCAAGTGGCAAGACAAGGACACCGGCGCCGACCGCTACAGCACCGAAGTCGTCGCCGACCAGATGCAGATGCTGGGCGGCCGCGAAGACGGCGGTGGCGGTGGCGCAAGCTTTGGCGGCGGTGGCGGCTACGACGACGCGCCCTCGCGTCCGCCGCAGCAACGCGCCCCGGCCCAACGCCCGGCCCCGCAGCAGCGCCCGGCTCCCGCGGCGGCTCCGGCCAGCAGCGGCGCTAATTTGGCGGACATGGACGACGATATTCCGTTCTAAGCCGCAGCCTGGCATCAGGCTTCAACAAAAACCCGGTAACTTCCTGATTTACCGGGTTTTTTGTTGCCCTGACGGCAGCGCGGGCCGAGGCGTTCCAGAGGCCGATTGGCGGGCAGGGCGCCCCATTCAGGCGCAGGGTGAAATGACGTCCCTGACGGCGCCTGAATTATTTTGTTTCACAAAACCCTCTTGCGCTATCTACCTAGTAGTAGATAAGATTCATCCATCGACGCAGCAAACCAAACACCCGCCGACGTCGAAACCAGAAATACAGTAGGACCGCTTTTTTATTTCCCCAGTCATCTACCTATAAGTAGATAGTTTTTCGAACCGCTACGCAATCGTTATCTGGAGATCCACCATGAAGACCCTCGTATCCGCCCTGATCCTGTCCGCTTCCTTCATTGGCGCCGCCCAAGCTGGCGAACTGGACTATCCGCCCGCCCTGAACACCGAAAGCACGGTGACCCGCGCCCAGGTGCAACAAGAGCTGGCCCAGGCCCGCGCCAATGGCGAACTGGTGTCTGGCGAAGAAGGCTACGCCGCCACGATCTTTGCCGATTCCGGCAACAAGAGCCGCGCTCAGGTCCAGAAGGAACTGGCCGCCGCCCGCGCCCAAGGCCTGACCGACAGCGCCGAACTGGCTTATCCGCCCGTGCAAGGCTGAGTTTTTTTCCTCGATATCTATCTATAAGTAGATAGCTCCATCGAAACCCTGATGCAGCATCCGATCCTTACTGGAGATCAACCATGAAGACCCTCGTATCCGCCCTGATCCTGTCCGCTTCCTTCATCGGCGCCGCCCAAGCCGGCGAGTTGGACTATCCGCCTCCCCTGAACACCGAAAGCACGGTGACCCGCGCTCAGGTGCAGCAAGAGTTGGCCCAGGCCCGCGCCAATGGCGAACTGGTATCTGGCGAAGAAGGCTACGCCGCCACGATGTTTGCCGCGGCCGGCGACAAGACCCGCAAGCAAGTGCAGCAGGAACTGGCGGCCGCCCGCGCCCATGGCCTGACGGGCAGCGGCGAGCTGGACTACCCGCCCGTGCAAGGCTGAGCTTCATGCCGGTACATGCGGATCCCGGGGGGCGGGATGATTCCCGGCCGGGGTCCGCAAGGGTTTTGGAGCAGTGGCAACGCTGCCGGAACCGATGACGAATCAACCTATTAGTAGGTAATATTCAGCCATGGACACTCCTACTTCCAACACCACTCGCGAGCAGCTTCTGGCCCATGCCGAGAAGCTGATCCGCACGCGCGGATGCAACGGTTTCAGCTACCGCGACCTGGCTGAACACGTGGGCGTGAAGACGTCCAGCATCCACTATTACTTTCCGGGCAAGGACGACTTGCTCTACGAGGCCGTCGAAGGCTATAGCGCACGGGCGCTGGCTGCGGTGCGCGCCATCGATGCCTCGCTGTCGGCGCAAGAGCAGCTCGATCAATATCTGTCGATGATGGAGTCGCGCGCCTGCGGTTCGGGC includes these proteins:
- a CDS encoding glutathione S-transferase family protein; its protein translation is MYTLIIGNKNYSSWSLRPWIALRAAGIPFTEQKLGFFTEEFSRRVNAVSPAGLVPVLLDGEFAVWDTLAICEYLAERHPEARLWPQAPKARARARSLTAQMHSGFGALRQALPMNVEARLPGIAFPEAALQDISRLQAIWHDTRAEFGQGGPFLFGDFSIADAFFAPVVSRFNTYGIAAAGPVRSYMDAVLALPAMQEWTRDALAEATFVPEDEPYRKHR
- a CDS encoding LysR family transcriptional regulator → MNLKQLEHLLAVAEAGSFSRAAEHLHLTQSALSRSIRLLEDDLGARLLDRMGKRTELTPLGLTVASRARRILFESGELRRSAELLTQGDQGSISIGLGSGPGVMLMTPLLAHVAQHYPQLRLDVMRGSPEAHLALLRQRRLDALVVDTRGIVPAADLRIEPISEMRAGFICRRGHPLAQAGRPARFAEVAAYPLASTFLAADTVRIVVDHFGVEADPQTSMRLRCDEIGSVLEAVRVSDAVFLGIVGAARVGIAAGELTELPTDPPLRSHALFAMVTLTGRTEAPAMALVREFVAQRLRD
- a CDS encoding deoxyguanosinetriphosphate triphosphohydrolase, with the translated sequence MKELASYASHPSQSRGRTYAEPPPENRTEFQRDRDRIVHSGAFRRLEYKTQVFVNHEGDLFRTRLTHSLEVAQIARTLARSLGLSEDLTEAISLAHDLGHTPFGHAGQDELNACMRELAPEAGGFEHNLQSLRVVDELEERYADFNGLNLCFETREGILKHCSAAHARQLGDVGQRFLDRTQPSLEAQLANLADEVAYNNHDIDDGLRSGLITLEQLKEVSIFERHHAHVLESYPGLAARRAVAETIRRMINTLIVDLTRTSLARIREFAPATVDDVRRAPLLATFSPEIRREADELKKFLFDNLYRHYRVLRMTTKARRIVRELFAAFLDDPRLLPPDYRRPAFNEQARAIADYIAGMTDRYAIREHKRLFEMA
- the aroB gene encoding 3-dehydroquinate synthase — its product is MNVVHVDTPGGSYPIHIGPGRLDALDQSIPADATAIAVVTNPTVAALYGERAEAALARTGKRVLRIELPDGEAYKDWQSLNLIFDALLGNRLDRRCVLVALGGGVIGDMTGFAAAVYMRGVRFLQVPTTLLSQVDSSVGGKTAVNHPLGKNMIGAFYQPVAVEIDTDVLNTLPAREVSAGLAEVIKYGLILDPAFWSWCEENAQKLRALDPDTVTYAIRRSCELKAQVVGKDERESGLRAILNLGHTFGHAIESGLGYGAWLHGEAVGCGMVQAAELSADVAGFERADVERVRALVTAIGCPVVAPDLGADRWLDLMQVDKKTEGGSIRYVLMPRIGEAVMRAAPDDAVRAVLARTTQ
- a CDS encoding M20 aminoacylase family protein, which gives rise to MHPILQAMTAQAGEFVSIRRDIHRHPELGFQEFRTSDLVAQCLTQWGYEVERGLGGTGVVGQLRRGSGGKRLGLRADMDALPIQEATGLEHASCNEGVMHACGHDGHTAMLLAAAHHLARHGDFDGTLNLIFQPAEEGLGGAKRMMEDGLFRKYPCDAIFAMHNMPGHPQGRLLLRDGPAMASSDNVTIVLEGVGGHGAMPHCAADPVVAGAAIVMGLQSIVARNIDPLHMAVITVGAFNAGRANNVIPQTATLKLSVRALDRGVRDTLQARITELVHSQAASYQVRATIDYGRGYPVLVNTREETDFARQVAVELVGADQVEPQTRALTGSEDFAFMLEEVPGSYLLVGNGDGSAEGFNSGHGACMVHNPGYDFNDHSLPVGAAYWVLLTQRYLAG
- a CDS encoding tripartite tricarboxylate transporter substrate binding protein, producing the protein MLSNGLRLAGCALALGAALLGQGARAADYPDRPVMMMVPYPAGGASDSIARVVASPVSKQLGQPVLVENLGGVSGALGAQKVLGAKADGYYLFQGSPNELILSPIANPAVKLKSEDFRLVQMIGMAPLVIVARADLPANNADELVALAHSRSATQPLTFGSVGVGSLYHVLGEHMARTIGANMMHVPYKGGAPLMQDIGGGQVDLAILPLSQQQVALAEQGRIKLLATLEPQRSQLPSLKSVPSVNEGQLLKGFNFTTWTGYFVKRDTPQDVVSRLNAALNAAMQDPTVKDSLAHQNIEVSAPMSAEQADAMYRAETERFREISSHMKLAGSQ